The sequence CTCCGAATCGACGGTCGACATGGAGTCGACATCCGGTGGCCGACACTCGAGGAACCAACCGGCTACTCGAGCAGTTCGTTCCGCAGCATCGGCAGGAAGGTCCCGACGTCGGTGACGAGCCCGACCGCCTGGGCGCTGCCGCGGTCGACCAGCTGGGTGACCGTGGCCGGGTCGATGTCGACGCAGACGGTGCTGGTCGTCGAGGGCAGGCAGTTGCCGACGGCGACCGAGTGCAGCAACGTCGAGAGCATGAGCACGAGGTCCGCCTCGTGGGCTTGCTCGCGGATTGCGTTCTGGGCCTCGATACTGTCCGTGATCGTCTCCGGGAGCGGGCCGTCGTCGCGGATCGACCCGGCGAGGACGTAGGGGACGTCGTTTCGAACGCACTCGTACATCACGCCGCCCTCTACAGCTCCCGCCTCGATGGCGGCCTCGATCCCGCCCAGCCGGGCGATCTCGCTGATCGTGTAGATGTGGTGTTTGTGGCCCGACCGCGGGTGCTCTAGGTGTTCGGTGTCGACACCGAGCGAGGTGCCGTACATGTCGCGCTCGAGGTCGTGGACGGCGAAGCCATTCCCCGCGCTCAACGCGTCGACGTGGCCCGCAGCGACGAGATCGGCGAGGGCGTCGCGGCCGCCGGAGTGGACGATCGCCGGTCCGCAGACGGCGAGGACCGTGCCGCCGTCGTCACGGACCGACCGCATCTCGTCTGCGATTTCGCCGATCAGCGACGGGGAGGGTCGCTCGCTCGAGACGCCGCCCTGCATGAACCCGAAGGCACCGCTTCCCTCACGGGGTCGTTCTGGCGGGTCGACGCGAATTCCGGCCTCGCCGGTAACGACGAGATCCCCGACTTCGATCGCGTTCAGCGTCTTCGTCCGCACGACTGGATCCGACTCGTCTCGGTCGACCACCAGCGCACAGTCCATCTCCGGATTCTCGACGGGAATCCACTCGCCGTCGACTCGAACGGCCGTCGGGTGGTTCGTCGTCGAATAAAATCCCACGGGAACGACGCCGTCGGCTGGCGCAGCCTCGAGTTCCGCGTCCCGCGGATCGGCGACCGTCGCGCCCAGCTGGTTGAGTTCGTGGACGATCTCTCGGAGGTCGCCTTCGGTGTCGGCGGTCACCGCGAGGCGACAGTAGCTCTCGTCGTGGGCGTGTCGGCCGACCTCGAACGCCTCGACCTCGAATTCACCACCGAGGTCCATCACGACGGTGAAACACTCGCCCATCGTTCCCGAGTCGATGATGTGGCCCTCGAGTTCGACCGTTCGCGAGACAGTCATCGTCCCTGCTTCGTGCCCCAGTATTGTGAACGTATACCCCGTACCGTGGCCCAGCGGCGAAATTGCCCGTCGCTGGAAAGCGCGCACGAAATATCGTCCCAGCTGACGAAGCGGGTATCCTTGCCTGTACCGGCGTTCGGTCTCACCACCGGTGACCGGACAGTCCTCCGATTCTGCCGTTCACGTGTCGTGAGACGTCGGCCAACGCTTTTGTAGGTCCTCGTGGACAGGCACCACGGAGATCACCCGTGCAGGACACTCACACACCACCCCGAACGGTCGAACTGTGGACCCGTTCGTTCGTACCGGTTTCGACTCCCCGGTGCGAGCGAGCGATCGAGTGCGCCCGCGACCTCGAGGCCGAGGGAGTACTCGACTGCGTCGAGGTCGGCGTCTGGGGACGCGAATTCGCACACACAACCCTGTCACAGCGCGTCCCCCAGCTCGAGGCGATCCACCGTCGGCTCGAAGCGTTCGAGGCGTGGGCAGAGACCACCGACCGAGACCTCGAGCCGTTTTTCACGCGTCGACACGTCGAGTCCGAGATCACGGGTGAACAGCACGTCCGCTGGCGATTACCCGTACTCGCGCTCGCGGAGTTCGACGGCGACGAACTCGTTCACGTTACACCCTGTACGGTGGGTGACCGAACCGTCGACGTCTTCGACCGACTCGAGGCGCTCGCCGACGGCGAGTTCGACGGACGTGACGGCCATGACGGCCGTCTCGAGGCCGACTACCGCGATCGGCGGGTCGGCGAGGTGATCTCCCCGACGTTCGACGTGGAGGCGTCAGATCCGGATCCTCGCGTCGAGCCGTCTGCTTCGGGATCGAACTGACCAGTCACACGTTCCGTTCGTCCCCGACTCCCGTTTTTTCGAGTGTATGCGTTACCCGCGGCGACGCCTCGAGCGACCGGTGAGCACTGGGCTGTCGGACTCGACTTCACCGGTAACACTTTGCCAGCGTGTGTCATACATGGGGCTATGTCCGGTGAGACAGCCACGGCGAGATCCTCGCGGTGTCGACGATGCGGCTTCGAAGCTCCCGGCGGCGCGGACGACTGGCTCCGCATCGAAGTGCCAAAGCTCGGACGGATGACCCAGTGTCCCGAGTGTGAGAGCACGGATATCATCACCCAGCGCTGACCGACTCGACGCCGCGGAGGTCACGACGAACGCCCCATCGAGTCCTGGCGTGGTCGCGGACAGACTCTTGGTCCTGACGGGCCAAGTGACGTCCATGGCAGATCAGACTGGCGGCCCCGACGTCGATTCGGACGTCGACCTCCCCGCCGACGAGGCAGAGTGGCGCGAGCGACTCGACGACGAGGAGTATCGAATCCTCCGGGAAGCCGGAACCGAACCCGCATTCAGCGGCGAGTACGTCGAGCACGACGGTGACGGCACGTACGCCTGTGCCGGCTGTGGCACGCCGCTGTTCGATTCCGATACCAAGTTCAAATCGGGAAGCGGCTGGCCTAGCTTCTTCGACGTCGACCCCGACCGCGTCGAGACGCGACTCGACACCAGCCACGGGATGCGACGAACCGAAGTTCTGTGTGCGACCTGCGGAGGCCACCTGGGTCACGTCTTCGACGACGGACCGGACCCCACCGGAAAACGGTACTGCATCAACTCCGCAGCCCTCGAGTTCGAAGACGAGTGACGTCGACGTCGACCGAGAGTTCTGGCCACCCTGCCGAGAACGGCGTGTTCTGACACGCCTCCCGGCGATCCCCTATCGCGCGTGGTCGGTTAGCCTCGAGTCGTCGAATCGCCGATCAAAACGGCGCCGTCAGGAGCGGAACTCCAAACAGGAACCCGTAGACGATGAACACGAAGTATCCGAAGACGAATACGTAAAAGAGGCCGATAAAGGCGTGTACCGGCGCATTTGGATTCGAATCGAGAAACTCCTCGAGGAAGCTGTCCTCCTCGAGATCGGTGTCGAACGGGAGTCCCAGGTCGTTGTAGGTAGCCATGCGTGACCTTCAGTCCACCACTGGTTAAGTTTTTAGGGCGATTTCGGGACGGGCCGATCGCCTTCCCGAAAAGTGTGCTGGCCGAACCCACTCGTTGTACGCTGAACAGGCACAAAGCCCCGCGCTTCAGCGCGCGGAGAATATCAACGCAGGAAATCAGGTTCCGTGCGCTTTTCGGCGCGCTCGGCTTCGAGGTGTTCCCGGAAGTCGTCGATCTCGACGTCGTACTCCTGGTCTTCGAATCGGTCGCGAACCGAGATCGTCCCGTCGTCGGCTTCGTCGTCGCCGACGATAATCTGGTAGGGGACGCGGTCGTCGTGGGCCGCTCGGATCTTTCGGCCGAGGGTGCGGTCGCTGTCGTCTACCTCGAGACGGAAGTCGTCGAACGCCGCGGCCACCTCGCGTGCGTACTCGAGGTTGTTGTCGGAGATGGGCAGCACGCGGATCTGCTCGGGGGCGAGCCAGAGCGGGAAGTTGCCCTCGAAGTGCTCGATGAGCATCATGAAAAAGCGCTCGTAGGAGCCGTAGAGCGCGCGGTGAATCATGACCGGGCGGTGTTCCTCGTTGTCCTCGCCGACGTACGAGAGGTCGAACCGTTCGGGCATGTTGAAGTCGAGCTGGACCGTGGGGCCGTCCCAGCTCCGGCCGATAGCGTCCTCGAACGCGTAGTCGATCTTCGGGCCGTAGAACGCGCCGTCGCCCGCCTCGAGTTCGTAGTCCATTTCGCGACTCTCGAGGACCGACTCGAGCTGTGATTCCGCACGTTCCCAGATCTCGTCGCTGCCGACGGATTTGTCGGGACGGGTCGCGAGAGCGACCTCGTACTCCAGATCGAACGTCGAGAGAACCTCGTCGATCGAGTCCATGATCGCCTCGACCTCGGCTTCGATCTGGTCTGGGCGGACGAACAGGTGGCCGTCGTCGATCGTAAACGCCCAGACGCGCGAGAGGCCCGAGAGTTCCCCGCGCTGTTCCTTGCGATACACTTTGCCGTCTTCGGCGTACCGGACCGGCAGGTCGCGGTAGGACCACGACTGGTCCTCGAAGATCGTCGCGTGACCGGGGCAGTTCATCGGCTTCAGGCCGAACTCGTCGTCGCCGAGTTCGAAGACGAACATGTCGTCGGCGTAGTTCTCGTAGTGGCCGGACTTCTGCCAGAGATCCGTCTTGAACAGGTGTGGCGTCTCGACGTAGTCGTAGCCCGTGTCCTCGTTGAGCTCGGTGACGAAGTCGGCGAGTTCGGTCAGGATCGTCTTCCCCGGTGGATGGTACAGCGGGAGGCCGGGCCCCGTGACGTCCTGGATCGAAAAGAGGTTCATCTCCGACCCGATCTTGCGGTGATCGCGCTCTTTGGCCTCCTCGCGGCGCTCGAGAAAGTCCTCGAGGTCGCTTTCGTCTTCGAACGCCGTCCCGTAGATCCGGGTCTGCATCGGGTTCTCCTCGTCGCCGCGCCAGTAAGCGCCAGCGATCTCGAGGAGTTTCACGGCACCGATCTCACCCGTCGAGTCGACGTGCGGGCCGGCACAGAGGTCCTCCCACTCACCCTGGCTGTAGAAGGTGACCGTGTCCGACTCGTCGGCGAACTCCTCGAGGAGTTCGAGTTTGTACGGCTGGTCTGCGAGGCGCTCTTCTGCCTCCTCGATCGAGACCTCCTCGCGTTCGATCTCGTGGTCTTCCGCGAGGATCTCCTCGATTTCGTCTTCGAGGTCGGCGAGGTCGCTTTCGTCGACCTCGAGGTCGTCGAAGTCGTAGTAAAAGCCTTCGTCGGTAGGCGGCCCGATGGCGAGGTCGACGTCGTCGTAGTGGCGACAGACGGCCTGGGCGAGCGCGTGCGATGCGGAGTGGCGCATCACCTCGAGGTACTCCTCGGACTGGTCGGTGACGATTTCGAGGTCGACGCCGTCGTAGACGGGTTCCTCTTTGGCGACCAGGTCTCCGTCGAGTTTGCCCGCGACCGTGTCCCGGCCGAGGCCGGGGCCAATCTCGTAGGCACAGTCCTCGACGGTCGCCCCGTCGGTGACCTCGAGTTCCGAACCGTCTGGCAGTACGACCGTAAGCTGCTCCTGTGAATCTGAATCTGAGTCTGACATTGTGGTGGTTGTGTCTGGCTGGTGTGGCTATCGCTGGGTGGGGAACTTCAAAGAGAAGTTCGATATCGTGTCCGCTCGGACCGCTCGACTGCTGGTCTTCGTGGCCACAGCGAACGGTAGGTGGGAGTGATTAGAAGCGGGCCGAGGCCCCTGTAAAGCGGACACCTACCATCGTGAACTCGAGTTGTCTCGAGCGGGATAAAAGCGTTTTGATGGGGGCCCGGACGTGGTCCAGATCGACTTCAGGTGGTCGCCACTGGTTGGTCACGATTGAGATGGGCCAGTGGGCGGCCGGGTCAGAACTGGTCGATCCTCGTTGCAATCGTCTCGTCGGCAGCGATTTCGTTCTCGAGTTCGGTCGGATCTGGTGCTGTGAACGTAACGACCGGATCCGTCTCGGTGACCTGCTCGACGAGTGAACCGATCTCGTCGAAGAGGGCCGGGTGGTCACCGGCCCCCGTGACCTGACACCAGGCTCGCGTTCGAGTGATCCCGACGAACGCCTCGTTCCGTGGTTGAACGCGGTTGTCGTGCCAGTAGGGGTCCGGATCGTCGAGGTAGTCGACGCCGAGGAGGTAGACCGAGGCGGCTTCGTTTCCTTTCGCCCGATTGATGCCCGAGATCGTTACCTCTCCTGGTTTCTGGAACACGCTCGTGTTCCCCTTCCAGACGAGGTTCGCATCGAGGTCCCGGTCCTCGAGCCGATGCGCAAGTTGTTGCCCGATCGAACGGACGTCCGAGACCGTTCCGAGGGGGATAACGAGGACGTCAGTTGGCTCGAGGCCGTGGTAGCGGACGTCGTTCTCGATCTCGTCGGCGACGGCGTCGAGTTCGCTGGATCGCCGATCGAACGAATCGAAGGTGACGAACGGCGTCGCCTCTGGCCGATCAGCGAGTGGATGTGGCGAATTGGCGTCGGGTCGCCGGATCGAGACCGGTTCGCCAATCCGTCGGAAATCGCCTTCCAGAATCTCGTAGCCAATGTCTTCCCATCCCTCCTGTGTCGTTATCGCCTGAACAGGTCCACGACTGCTCGTCAGCCCCATTCCAAAGACGTGGGCAAGCATCAGTGCCGATCGTGGCGTGCGATACGACTTTCGCATGATCTGGCTCTTCTGGATGCCGCCCGGATAGATTCCGCTCAGATCGACCGTCGGAGTGCCGTCGTCGTCACTGCCGAAGACGTTTTTCGGGCTCGGAGCGGAGAGGCTCGTCAGGTTTTGTGCCTCGTCGTAGGCCCAGATCAATCGTTTCGGCGGCGTCAGCGCCTCGTAGCACATCTGGTAAAACGCCGGCTCCATATCCTGGGCCTCGTCGATGAGGATCGCATCGTATTCCTCCTGAATCGGGGCCTCCTCGACGAGTTCTCGACAGCACGCTTCGAGGAGTTTGCCGGGACCGCGGTCGCCGAACTCGTCTTTCGCAGTTCCGACAGTCCGGGGGGTCTGCCCGGCACTCTGGGAAATCTTGTAGTACATCCCGTGTTCTGTCTTCCCACCCCAACCGTGGAGGACCTCGAGACGGGTCCAGTCCGGCTCTTCACCACCGAAGTCGGCGTAAAACCGGCGAATCGAATTCCGGATCGTCTGGTAGAGGCTCCGCGTGTTGAACGTCACCGCGATATTCCAGTCGGGGTGTTTTGCGTGCATAGCCGCCGCTTTCCGGGCGAGCAACGCGGTCTTTCCAGACCCTGCGATTCCCCGGATCTGCTGTGGTCCGTCGGGGATCTGGATACCGATCTCTTCCTGTCGCTCGTCGAACCGCTGAAGCCCCTTCTGGACCGTCTCGTACAGGCCAGCTTTCGTATCCTCGTCTGTCAGGACCGGGCCACGTTCGCCGCTGATTGCCTGTCCTCCGCCGAGAACTGCTCGCGCGTCGGCGTACTGATCCATCGTAAGGGCATCGTCGGCCGGGAGCGAATCGAAGACGGCACGGAGGGCTCCCCTCGAGAGGTCCTCTCGCAGAATCATGCGCGGCACCGATGGAAGGTCACCGAATCCACGGTCGTCCCATTCGTCGCGACTGACATTTGGCAGGGCGACGAGTGGTGTCATGACGATGTGGCAGTTGCCCCGCTCGTCGACCAGCGACGGTTCGCGCATCATCGGCGACCGAATTCGGAAGCCGTGATCTCGAGCCTGCGAATACGGCGCGGATGCATCCTGTGACGTACCAGAGAGATTCCACCTCGACCCCTCGATCGACTCGATCTGATCGATCGTGTACCCTTTACACTCGATGACGACGAGGCCGTACCGCTGGTGAAGCATCACGAAGTCAGCCTCTCGATCCAGCGCTGCGCTACGTTCGTCGACGATCGGGAATCGATAGTAACAGACGCCGACGTCGTCGGGGGTGAAACATCGTTTGAGGCGGTCCCACACCTCGAGTTCTGACCCAACCCCGCTGCCTGCTTCTTCGTATTCCGCTGCGACAAATTTCACAGTCGGTACTGGTAACGATTACGTGATAAATCGATCGGCTATGCAGGTCGGAACGCGTTACTCGCGATCGGCCAGCAACTCACTCGCCGTCACGAGCGCCTCCATCTCGACGTCGGCGTCCTCGACGTTCTCGCGGCCACCCTCTTCGCGGTCGACGACGACCAGCGCGCGGTCGACCGTCGCGCCCGCCTCACGCAGTGCTTCGATAGCATCGACGAGACTGGTCCCCGTCGTGACGATGTCCTCGAGGACGACGACCTCCTCACCGTCCTCGAGTCGGCCCTCGATCAGGTTGGCCGTGCCGTACTCCTTGCGCTGCTTGCGCGCGATGACGTAGGGGACGCCAGCGGCGACGCTGGTCGCGGCGGCCAGCGGGACGGCACCGAGGGCGACACCGGCGAGTTTGTCGTCGTTGTCGACGCGCTCGGCGAAGGCCTCGGCGATGGTCTCGAGGCAATCGGGGTCGGTCTCGAAGAGGTACTTGTCGACGTAGTACTCGCTCGTGCCGCCGTGGGAGAGTTCGAACTCGCCGTAGCGGACGGCCTCTGCCGCTCGAAGGGCGTCGATTACGTCCTGATTGGTCATGGTCGAACGCGCGTGCCCCGACGAGATAAGCGGTGTGGAACGTCCTCGGGACGCAGGGACGTCGCTGCTGGAACCTGTCGTTGGAATCCGAACTGGCATCCGATCCAGACAGTCCGGCAAGCGAGACAAACCACCGATACTTAGGTACCGACGCACGTACAGGTCACCATGACCACCGACGAGGACGTCGACGACGCAGCGGAGGACTCGGACGGTTCCACCGTCGACGACGCGACTCGAGACGAGGCCTCGACGACTGGCGAGGAGTCCGGGTCCGCAGTTGAGCAGGCCTCCGGATCCGGGAGCGACCCAGACACGGAGACCGATTCGACGGTCGATCCGGATGCGGAACCAGCCGCGGATTCGGAGGGGGAATCGACCCCCGACCCGGTCGACGACACCGCCACGGCACGGAACGTCGCGCGCGAGTCCGACGTGAGTGAGGAGGTCGTCGACGAGGCCGACGCAACGACCGAGACGACCGCCACCGGACAGTCGGACCGATACGTCCGCAAGAAGACCGTCCTCATCACCGGCTGTTCG is a genomic window of Natrarchaeobaculum aegyptiacum containing:
- a CDS encoding TIGR00300 family protein, with the protein product MTVSRTVELEGHIIDSGTMGECFTVVMDLGGEFEVEAFEVGRHAHDESYCRLAVTADTEGDLREIVHELNQLGATVADPRDAELEAAPADGVVPVGFYSTTNHPTAVRVDGEWIPVENPEMDCALVVDRDESDPVVRTKTLNAIEVGDLVVTGEAGIRVDPPERPREGSGAFGFMQGGVSSERPSPSLIGEIADEMRSVRDDGGTVLAVCGPAIVHSGGRDALADLVAAGHVDALSAGNGFAVHDLERDMYGTSLGVDTEHLEHPRSGHKHHIYTISEIARLGGIEAAIEAGAVEGGVMYECVRNDVPYVLAGSIRDDGPLPETITDSIEAQNAIREQAHEADLVLMLSTLLHSVAVGNCLPSTTSTVCVDIDPATVTQLVDRGSAQAVGLVTDVGTFLPMLRNELLE
- a CDS encoding HTH domain-containing protein, with translation MQDTHTPPRTVELWTRSFVPVSTPRCERAIECARDLEAEGVLDCVEVGVWGREFAHTTLSQRVPQLEAIHRRLEAFEAWAETTDRDLEPFFTRRHVESEITGEQHVRWRLPVLALAEFDGDELVHVTPCTVGDRTVDVFDRLEALADGEFDGRDGHDGRLEADYRDRRVGEVISPTFDVEASDPDPRVEPSASGSN
- the msrB gene encoding peptide-methionine (R)-S-oxide reductase MsrB, whose amino-acid sequence is MADQTGGPDVDSDVDLPADEAEWRERLDDEEYRILREAGTEPAFSGEYVEHDGDGTYACAGCGTPLFDSDTKFKSGSGWPSFFDVDPDRVETRLDTSHGMRRTEVLCATCGGHLGHVFDDGPDPTGKRYCINSAALEFEDE
- the thrS gene encoding threonine--tRNA ligase, yielding MSDSDSDSQEQLTVVLPDGSELEVTDGATVEDCAYEIGPGLGRDTVAGKLDGDLVAKEEPVYDGVDLEIVTDQSEEYLEVMRHSASHALAQAVCRHYDDVDLAIGPPTDEGFYYDFDDLEVDESDLADLEDEIEEILAEDHEIEREEVSIEEAEERLADQPYKLELLEEFADESDTVTFYSQGEWEDLCAGPHVDSTGEIGAVKLLEIAGAYWRGDEENPMQTRIYGTAFEDESDLEDFLERREEAKERDHRKIGSEMNLFSIQDVTGPGLPLYHPPGKTILTELADFVTELNEDTGYDYVETPHLFKTDLWQKSGHYENYADDMFVFELGDDEFGLKPMNCPGHATIFEDQSWSYRDLPVRYAEDGKVYRKEQRGELSGLSRVWAFTIDDGHLFVRPDQIEAEVEAIMDSIDEVLSTFDLEYEVALATRPDKSVGSDEIWERAESQLESVLESREMDYELEAGDGAFYGPKIDYAFEDAIGRSWDGPTVQLDFNMPERFDLSYVGEDNEEHRPVMIHRALYGSYERFFMMLIEHFEGNFPLWLAPEQIRVLPISDNNLEYAREVAAAFDDFRLEVDDSDRTLGRKIRAAHDDRVPYQIIVGDDEADDGTISVRDRFEDQEYDVEIDDFREHLEAERAEKRTEPDFLR
- a CDS encoding NERD domain-containing protein — its product is MKFVAAEYEEAGSGVGSELEVWDRLKRCFTPDDVGVCYYRFPIVDERSAALDREADFVMLHQRYGLVVIECKGYTIDQIESIEGSRWNLSGTSQDASAPYSQARDHGFRIRSPMMREPSLVDERGNCHIVMTPLVALPNVSRDEWDDRGFGDLPSVPRMILREDLSRGALRAVFDSLPADDALTMDQYADARAVLGGGQAISGERGPVLTDEDTKAGLYETVQKGLQRFDERQEEIGIQIPDGPQQIRGIAGSGKTALLARKAAAMHAKHPDWNIAVTFNTRSLYQTIRNSIRRFYADFGGEEPDWTRLEVLHGWGGKTEHGMYYKISQSAGQTPRTVGTAKDEFGDRGPGKLLEACCRELVEEAPIQEEYDAILIDEAQDMEPAFYQMCYEALTPPKRLIWAYDEAQNLTSLSAPSPKNVFGSDDDGTPTVDLSGIYPGGIQKSQIMRKSYRTPRSALMLAHVFGMGLTSSRGPVQAITTQEGWEDIGYEILEGDFRRIGEPVSIRRPDANSPHPLADRPEATPFVTFDSFDRRSSELDAVADEIENDVRYHGLEPTDVLVIPLGTVSDVRSIGQQLAHRLEDRDLDANLVWKGNTSVFQKPGEVTISGINRAKGNEAASVYLLGVDYLDDPDPYWHDNRVQPRNEAFVGITRTRAWCQVTGAGDHPALFDEIGSLVEQVTETDPVVTFTAPDPTELENEIAADETIATRIDQF
- the pyrE gene encoding orotate phosphoribosyltransferase, with protein sequence MTNQDVIDALRAAEAVRYGEFELSHGGTSEYYVDKYLFETDPDCLETIAEAFAERVDNDDKLAGVALGAVPLAAATSVAAGVPYVIARKQRKEYGTANLIEGRLEDGEEVVVLEDIVTTGTSLVDAIEALREAGATVDRALVVVDREEGGRENVEDADVEMEALVTASELLADRE